GACGTTGGACGGGTTGCCCAAATCTTCGTCGCTCAACTGAGCGACGTGATTCGAGTCGTCCTTCTTCTCTAGGTCTTCATGCGTTTCCCCATGCCCGCCTAATCCGGCGATCCCTAGGAGGGCGATAAAAACAACCACGCCCACACCATCATTAAACAGCGACTCGCCCGCGATCTTGGTCTCGAGCGGCTTCGGTGCGCCGAGGCTCTTCACGATCCCCAAGACGGCGATCGGGTCGGTTGGCGCGACGATCGCCCCGAAGATCAGGCAGTAGATAAAGCGAACCTCGATGCCAAGCCAGCCAGTAATGACGTAGGTGAGCCCGCCGACGATGAACGTCGTCGTGAGGACGCCGATGGTCGCGAGCAGAGCGATGGCCGCAGATTGTTTCTTGAGGTCATTGAGGTCGACGTGCAGCGCCCCAGCAAAGAGCAGGTAGCCGAGCATGCCTTCCATCAACGTCTGGTCGAAGTCGATCGAGCCGACGAGCGTCTCGACCGCGGTGAGTGCCCCCGCTTCAGGGACGATCCAATCAATCAGCAGCAGGGCAACCGCGTGCAGCATCGCCAACAGCATCAAGCCTACCGTCGTCGGCAACTTGAGCAGTTTGTGGTTAATGAATGCGAAGGCCGCTGCGAGGGCCACGAGGATGCCGGCGATATTGAAGAAGCTCATGGCCGCCTTTATACCGTACTTCGGTAGTGGAAGAAAAGGTAGAACGGGCCCTGACCGCCTTTGGGGGATAGACTTCAAAATCCGGTCATCACGACCACTCTCCGTCTTTCAGATACGCGCGAATGAGTTCGTCTGATTGAACGTCCAATGGCAGAAAATCCTCGCCGTCCAATTCTCGTTGGCTCTTCAAGGATTCCGCAGCCTGTGCCACAACATGGCGGTCTTGGTCACGCAGTGCCCGCAGAAGCATATCCCGGGACTGTCGTGATGGGCCTTCGCAGACAATGTAGGCCAGTGCTTCTTTGGCATGCACCGCACGTTCGTCCCAGTGCGCAACCAACAGTTGCCAATCATTGTCTGTAAGCATGAAAACCCAGTCGAAGGCTTCGTCTGGCGTTTCAAGCATGTATTCCGTGTTGTCGAGAATCCAGCGGTATGTTTCACTTCCGTTCTGAGTCATTTGTTTTGTAGAAGTTCATTGAGCGGTCAGAGGGCCACGGCCGCTCTGGTGAATGCGATCGTTATCCGGCGCTCTCGCGATGTTCGTATTATCCGAGATGTTCAGCAAACTGATCTGCGTTACCTGGTTTGTTGAGCCGATCACGTTGTGACGAGCCTGACCTCTCCTGGCCAAGCCTGATCTGGTAAGTAGACAACCCATTGCTTTCGACTGACCGCATCACGGAACCAAGCATTGTGCCAAGTCGATGCGGTATCCCAGTTGGGGATTTGCTCGAGTTGACCAAGAGCAGTCTGCGCCAAGGACCACTGATAGACCTCTTGAACCTCTTCACGTAGCTTGGTGTTGCGAATTTCCATGGACGGCCCTAGTGACCAAACTTGTTGATCGGATGTTTTTCCTATCAACGGCAAATGTGCGGCCAATTTCATAGGCAACTGGCTCTCACGCGTAGAAGTTTAGCCATTGACTGCTCGATTGTCATTGCTTGTTAGTGCGTCATCGGCGGCTTCGTCTCGGGTAGAAATCTTCAGCACGGCAAATCCAACACAGAGCGATAGAAGCCACAGGTTTCCGAGATTCTTTACGCCTGCATGGACAACACCCCTCTCTAACCATTTTCCTAGTAATGACTTACGATACGTCCACGCCAATTTCTAGGAAATTTTCTGACCGGTCGTGAAGGATTCGTTTTCTCGCGGATCTAATAAGTATGAACAGGCATGATGAGTTCGAAAACGCGATAAGTGCCCATTGGGCGGACATTGTTCGCCTCGGCATTCTGATGTTTGCGGACGAGACCGAAGCTGAGGAAGTCGCCCAGCAGACGTTCTTCAAAGCTTATACCGCGTGGGACTCGTTCGAGGGACGTGCAAGCGTCCGAACGTGGCTATTTCGGATCGCCGTCAATGTCTGCCGTAGGAATCTCACAACTCGCAAACGTTTTCAAGGCGAACGACTCGAACATCAAATCGAGTTAGCCCACCCCGAGACTGACCCGCGTGAAATTCAAATGCAAGAGAAAGTCAGGCAGGCCTTAGAGCAAGTGGCGCCGCCTCATCGCTTGATCCTAACGCTGTTCTGTATCGAGGGGATGAAACATCAGGAGATCGCCAAGATCTTTGATGTGCCCGAAGGAACGGTCTGGTCGCGGTTGCACAAGGCCAAGCAAGAACTGAAAAAAGCATTCCACACAATTGAGGATTGATTATGGATACCAACGATATCAAGAAACTGTGCCTCAAGTACGTTTATGGAGCAGCACTGACGGATGCTGAGCGGGCCGTTGTGGACGACTACGCTAAAGCAACAGATGGCCAGGCCTATCTCCAAGAGTGTCGGGAGATGAAACACCTGCTTACGAACGTAGCCGATGTGAAAGTCAGGCCCATCGACCACGAAGCGATGATCGAGAATTTTGAGCGTACAGTACGCCAATCATTCGATCGGACGGTTTTTCGACCTGTGAAGGAAACCTACGGATTGCCAGTCATTCTGGGACTTTTGGCCTGCTCACTCATCTTTTTCGATGGGTGGAGCATCCTGAATGCCGTCCTTCTGGGAGTCAGCGCATTGTGGTTAATCGTGACATGGTTCCAACGCTATTACATGGCGAAGATCTTGAGCAAACCGGATCTTTATGAATATGCCATGACATCGCGCAGACGGTCCGATCGAATCATCAAGAGTCTGCCTGGCCGACTTCTGATCGCTCTGTTTGTCGGCCTGGCCATCGCTGTTACGGCTTTCATCGCGTACTGGGGCTATCAGGAGTTCGGCTTCCTCTTCCCGGCGATCATGGTGTTCCTGCTTGTCGAGACATTGGTCATCATCATCTACCAGATCCGCCAGCAAAAGCGATCTAATCGCGAAGTCTGGGACTGGTGGGAGGAAGAGATCAAGGAGTAAAAGGCTAAACATTCTGGATCAAGCCGTCAGCCCCCAGATTGATCCTAGTGATGCGTGGCTTTTGTTCGCAACGACAAGCCGAAGTCAACCGCCCCGAGCTAACAGCGTATTCGGGCGGCCCCTACAAGTCCTGCTGGCGGCGAGTTTCATAGCTTGAAACTACGCTTTCGCGTTTGCTAAAATCAGGTCCTTGTGCCTCGTTTCAATCCCTCCCTCAATCGGATCGGGCTTCCACCGCCGGGTGAAGGTCTGTTTCCGTTCTCAGCGACTGTGGAATCTATGCTACGTTCTCGCTTCTATCAGGCTTTTGTTTGGCCTTTGCTGCTTCTTTGTGCTTCTCTTGTGGCTGCGGAGCAAGCGGAGGATCCGGGCAGGGATGGAGACGAGCCAGCGAGCGAAATCGATAAGATCCTGGAGGGGCACTCGGCCCATGGGGAAGTGTTCAACGAGGGACCTCGCCAGAAGGCGTATCTCATGGGTGGAACGGGTCAGGTCCGGTTTCCGATTAGTTCCAAAGACCCTGTCGTGCAGAAGTTCTTCGACCAAGGCCTGGGCCAGTTGTATGGGTTCTGGTATCTCGAAGCGGAACGCTCCTTTCGCCATGCGGCATCGCTCGATCCTGACTGCGCCATGACTTACTGGGGAGCCGCGATGGCCAACCGCCAAAACACCGATCGTGCGAAAGGCTTCATCCAAGAAGCAGTCGAGCGCCGCGACAACGCCGACCAGCGAGAGAAGATGTACATCGACGCCCTGGACGCCTATGTCAAATTCGATAGCAAAGAAAAGGAAAAGCGAAACGACGCGTTTACCAAATCGCTGGAAAACATTCTGTTGAAGTATCCCGACGACCTGGAAGCGAAGGCCTTGTTGGCATTGCACCTCTGGGAATCGAAGTCGTCGAGCACGAGTTATATTGCCGCTAACGCTTTGCTACAGGACATATTTGAAGTCGAGCCGATGCACTCCGCGCATCACTTCCGCATCCACCTCTGGGACAGACGAGAACCGGAAATGGCCCTCGGCTCCGCGGCTCGTTGCGGTCAGTCGTCGCCTAGCATCGCGCACATGTGGCACATGCCTGGTCATATCTATTCCCGATTGCATCGCTATCAAGATGCCGTTTGGCAGCAAGAAGCTTCGGCGCGGGTCGACCATGCCCACATGATCCACGACCAAGTGATGCCGGATGAGATTCATAACTTTGCCCATAACAACGAGTGGCTCATTCGCAACCTGATTCACGTTGGCCGGGTTCATGATGCGGTCGATTTGGCCAAGAACATGATCGAACTTCCGCGCCATCCCCGCTACAACACGCTTGCCAAGAACGGAAGCACTTCGCACGGACGACGTCGCTTGTTCCAGGTTCTGCGCACCTACGAACTGTGGGAGGACTTGATTGACCTGGCAGATTCCTCCTACCTGGAACCGACGGACGACGAGAACGAGCAGATCAAACGTCTGCGTTACCTCGGCTTGGCGTACTTTCAAAAAGGAAACCAGGAAGCAGGTAACGCTCAAATCGCCGAACTCGAGCGTCGCTTAGAAACGCTCAAGACCGAAGCCGAAACGGAAAGTTCAAGCGAAGAAGCGGAATCCGAAGAAGCAAAGAAATCGGCAACGAAAGCCCATAAGGAACGTCAATCAAAAATCGAAAAGCTGGAAAAGACGATCAACGTTCTGAAAGGGCACAAAGCGATCGCGAATCAAGCGTTCGAGGAGGGGTATGAACTTATTAAGGGGGACGGCGACGTCGATCCGATTTACCTCGCCAAGGTTCAATGGCAAGCCGGACATCAGGACGAGGCGATCAAAGCGTTGCGGAAGAATATCAATTCGCATAAGAACGAAGTCCAGCCGCTTGCCGTGCTCGCCGAAATCTTGTGGTTGTCAGATAAAAAGGATGAATGCAAGACGGTGCTGGAAGACCTGCGTCAGATCTCCGCCCAGAGCGATCTCGATGTTCCCCTCTTTGCTCGGCTGACTCCCATTGCGAAGGAACTCGGCTATGAGGAGGATTGGCGAGTGCAATACGTTGCTGCAGACGACGTCGGAGATCGTCCGCCGCTTGACTCGCTTGGCCCATTCCGCTGGCATCCTTCCGACGCCCCCGAGTGGCAGCTAACTGATGCGGCAGGCATTCCCCATTCATCCGCCGAATTCAAGGGCAAGCCTCACGTCGTCATTTTCTATCTTGGTTCGGGATGTCTGCACTGCGCCGAGCAATTGCAAGCATTTGCCCCGCGCATGGCGGATTTCCAGGAAGCCGGTCTTGAGATGATCGCGATCAGCACCGACGATCCGAAGAAACTAAAAGAATCAATCGACAATTATGGTGAAGCCGCACTCCCCATTCCCCTGGTTTCGGACGAACCGCTGAACGTATTCAAAGAGTTTCGGGTTTACGACGACTTTGAAAACCAGCCTCTGCATGGAACCTTCGTCATTGATGGCGATGGGAAGATTCGTTGGCAGGACATCAGCTACGAGCCGTTTATGGACCCCGATTTCGTGCTGTCGGAAGCCAAGAGACTCTTGTCGCAAGATACCAGTTCAGACGCAGATTAAGATCGGATACGTTGCTATCTCCGTGGTAAAGTCGCGTCTCACGCCAAACGGGCCGATGGCTAGTAGATCGCTGCCAGCCAAACGATTGCAGTCCCGGCTTCCAGCAGACACAATGACAGTACTTAGGAAACAAGGCGAGCTGGATCAGCCGATCTTTTTCGCGGAAGCCGTTTTGACTGAGGAGATTCGAGTCCAGTGACTAGTACCAAGTTTCTCGCGCGCGTTTGTCTGAAGTCTGCCCTGGCGGCATCCGTTTTCTTACTGGCGACCGCTGATGCCAGAAGCGACGATGCCCCTCAAGGAAAAGTCGTGTTTGCGGACGACTTTGATGGCTCCGATGCGAAACCGGTTCAGTCGATCGAAGACCTGCAGCGATGGGAATTCCTCGATCCGAAAACGTGGACTTGGAAGAAAACGGAAGACGCTGGCGGTGTCATCGAAATCACCGAGCGTGGTAGCGAGTACACGCCTCCCACGCGCAGCCCGGGTCACGTTGCGTTGGTCAAGGACTTGGAAGTTGGTAACTGCGAGATTCGCTTCCGTGTTCGCAGCACGAAAGACACCGGCAACCACCGCGACTGCTGTATTTTCTTCGGCTATCAAGACGCATCGCATTTCTATTACTGCCACCTGGGCGCGAAGCCAGACCCGCACAGCGGCCAAATCATGATCGTCAAAGAGGCACCACGGTTAGCCCTTACGAAGAACGAGAAGCTGACTCCTTGGGACGATCAGTGGCATAACGTCATGGTACGTCGCAATATCGATACCGGACTGATCGAGGTCTTCTTCGACGACATGACCACACCGCACATGAGCGTCACCGACAAGACATTCGGCGCTGGGCGAATTGGCATCGGATCGTTCGACGATCTCAATGCCTTTGATGACTTAAAGGTATCTACCTTCTGATGAAGCACTGCGTGGAGACGCACTCTAACGCGCTAAGCGTTAAGACTCCGGATCAAAACCAAACACGCGTAGCTCTTGATCGCAGCGACACGCTTTGGCCAGCCGGGCAGCCCAGGCGACCGCTTCTTCTCGGGTAGGAATCTCCAGCACGGCGAATCCACCATTGAGGGGCGGGGCCCAGGGGTAGCCTCCCTCAGCGATCGAGCCATCGGCAGAAACAAGAACAGGCGGCACCGCTTCATCTATGCCACCGCCAAACACATAGACGCCAGCTTCCTTCGCCTCGCGGATCACCGCATGCGAGTCCCGCCCGACCGCCTCCATCTCATCTTCCGGCGCAACCATCGCGGCACTCGGGAACGAAATCAAGTACTTCACTGCGGGCCTCTTTTGCCGATAACTCTGAAACACATGCTACCGATGACAACTAAGCTTATTTATCGGAACCTGCGACCGGACGCCAGTAGGCTGCACAGTTTGATCGAACGGATGATTCTCTCCGCTAACAATAAGCAGTAATAAACATCGCCATCAAAGTCATCGACATGTCGATTCAAGCGAACACGCTTCGATTTCCTTAGTAGAATCGACACACCGAAAGCATTATCAGTGGCCATACGCGAACTCACCCGAGCTGAATTCCTTGCAACATTCGATCCACCAATGCGGAGTTTGGAAGAGGGCGAATCGTATCGACCGGTATCGCTGAGAGACTACGTGACTGAATGTATCGAGGAACTGGAGTTGTCGTCTAGCGTAGATAAACTCGAAGTCCACCATGTCTATCTCAGTAACGACAAGATGCACACTCACGCCCTTCTTCACTTCGGTCAGCCCAACCGGTATCTGGTAATCGTTATTGAGCACGATCCTGATCTAATTTTCGGGCACTATCTGCTTGATCTAGATCAGGAATATGGGAGATCTTAATTTTCTCCGCCCCCAACGAGGTTCCGCATGAAGATTAGTAAGCCACTGCAAAAAGTTCTCGACGAGATCGCTCAGTCCGATTCCCTTTGGTTGAAGATGAATCCCCAGGCATTGCTTCTTCATCAGTGGGCCGAAACGGAACAGATGCCGAGCGATCCGTTCGACATCGACGTGCTGCTTAGGCAAGGGTTGTATTCCGAATGCACAGAAGCACAGTGGCGTCTGGTGAGGTTCAAGTTTCCTGATTTGTTGGCGTTGAACGAAGTAGCGGCCTATCGGCGGATAACAGGCGACTCACCGCTGGAATACGCGATACTGATGAGCTTGTCGGCTCGGGCCGAGTGGATTGCGGCGAAGATCAATTGGCGTTACGAGCGTGAGACCTTATGGGGGCCGCTCATGTTGGCGTCGGCAAGTCACGACCGCCTGGCCACACAGCGGTTAGTCGACCATTGGAAAGTGTGGACCGACAAGCCCGACAATCCAGCCCTAGTTCCGATCACGGAAGCAATCGTGGCCTTGATCGAGAACAACCCAGCCGAACTCAGCGCAGCGACCGACAAATTTCGTAAGTCGGTCGGTTCGTATTTGAAGGGGCTGCAAGCTGCGTTGGTCGGCATCGCGAATAATCATCCGGCCAACTTCTCCGATGGCATGCAGCAGATGCTGAAGCAGTTTCGCGGTTACCTCTTCAACGAGAAGACCTCCGCCCTAATCAATCCGCACGCACAGGGCCTGTTCGAACTGGTCCGCGTCTTCTCACCAGAGTGTGCGGCCGCATTCGATGCGCAGCAGGGGTTGCCGTGGGATGCCGAGTACAGTGAAGCAATACGGAATCTGTCGGACATTCAACCGGAACTTGCCCAGCTTGACCTGCCGGAAGATCTAAGAAAACCGTTGATCAGCATGGAAGCACTGGATTGGCCCCCCGACAATCGACCGAAGAAGTAGGCAGAGGAATACTCTTGGAGCCATCACCGGGAACACGCACCCGACGTTTGAGCAAAAGATTACCCCCCGAACTCGGCTTCTGTGCAATATTTCCTTGACGGAGAGGGGCTACTACGACAGTTTGATAGTGAGGATCGCGCGTTTTACGTAGCTAATCGTCGCGATACCAACGACCTGACATAGTCCAGATTCGAGTTGCCACCGTGCACGAACGAATCGTGCCGAACTCGGATGCCTCGATCAATCCGCTTACGAGAAGCTGAAATCCTATGCCAGTTGATCTAGAGTTTTACGCGAACGGAGTCGTAATGAAGCATCACGGCGTTGTGACCGATGACGAGTTGCTTTCGTCTGATCACGATATCTACGCGCACGTCTATCCTGAAGGCATGCAATTTCAGCTGGTCGACCTGGACGAAGTCACCGACTTCCAAGGCTCGATGGACACACTCCGTTATCTGGGCGAAAAAGATCGTGAGTTGGCTCAGAAGGCAGGCCATCGCCGTTATATCGTAGTGATCGCTCCTTCTCAGGGGCGCCGGCAGTCGATCTTGTGGCAGGTCTGGGCTCAAGATACCAACACGGACGATCCGGTCATTCTGACGAAGATCGTACATTCGATCGAAGAAGCCCGCGAGTGGCTACACGAAAACGATGTCGATGCCTCCTCCGTTCGCCGTGGTGCTGCTTAGCCTTTCGATGCCTCCCCGCACGAGCGTCAAACGTCCGGTTGTTACTCTTGCAATGGGAGGAACAGTCGCAGCGATTGTTTCGCTCAGTCGTGAGAAGCGGGACAATCCAGGCTCAGATTCTTCTGCGCGGAACATGAAATCCATAATTGCCATGGACCTTGGTCTATCTTTTGGCGGTTGAGCACGGTCAACCGTTAAGGATGTTGTAAAGATTAACCCAGCGGCGGTAGGGGCATCGTCAGGAGATTTCGAGTGCACGAGTTGCAAAAGATTGTGATCATCGAAGATGACAACGTGGCGGCAAAAGTTCTGGAAGACTATTTGCTGGCAGGAAGCAGCGGCCGTTATACGATGTATCGTGTTCGCACCCTTCAAGATGCCTGTCAACTGTTATGTGACGAATCGATCGACGTAATCATCCTCGACCTCGGATTGCCCGATAGCAAGGGGTTATCCTCGATTCAAACATTACGGGTCGCTTCGCCTCATTCGGCAATTGTCGTCATGACGGCACACGACGATGACGAAGACGCTTGTCAGGCGATTCAATACGGCGCTCAAGCTTACGTGGCGAAACAGGAACGCGTCGGTCGTCGCATCTCGACGGTTGTCCGCCATGCGTTCATTCGTCAGCAAAGACAACTCGTCGTCGAGGCACAAGCGCACACCGATCCGCTCACCGGAATCGCGAATCGCCGCGCGTTCGATGCGGAGATCGAACGCTGCATCGCTAACTTCGTTCGCCACAACGTCCCGTTCAGTCTGCTGCTGTTCGATATCGATCGGTTTAAATCGATCAACGATCAGTGGGGGCATCTGGTCGGTGATCAGGCACTGATGAATGTAGCCAAGACGTTGCAGCGGCAAACACGCTGCACCGATTTAGTGACTCGCTTCGGCGGGGAGGAATTCGCCGTGGTCGCTGCGACAACGGAATTGATCGAAGCGTTCTCGCTTGCTTCACGAATTCGTCGCGCGATTGACTTGCTCTTCCAAGAGGCGACGGACGAACAACCGCGTTTAACGGTCAGTGGTGGCGTTGCTGGTTACATGTCGTCCGACAATGTGCTTACCGTGATGGAACGTGCGGATACAGCGCTGTACCAGGCCAAACAACGTGGTCGCAATCAATGTGCGGTGCACCTGGACAACTGGATTGTGTCGGACCAAGACGAAGCCGCTTTCGATTGGCTTAGTCAATCGGTAAAGCCGCCGCAATTCCAAAGCACGATTAGCTAAATCCAGATTCGGATTACTCGAATACTTCAGCAATACCCTTCATTCAAATCGCATCGTCGCCGTGCTCAGTCGTCACGGCGACCTGCTTGCTGTTCTCGTCTCACCGCCTTCCCCAACTACCGCGTGACGCTTAGGTAATCACGGGCCAGGCAGCGGAAAGCCGCGTCTATTGCGTTTTCTACGCAGGCTCTTGTTGACGCCCCTGGACCTGTGCGGCACGTTAGTAGCGACTTCCGGTTGCGAAACGTATCCCCTGCGTTTTCTCGATTCCGCCACATTCGATCGCAACCGTAACAGCCTCCCGCTGCTTTCGATTGCCTCCAGCAATCATCATGCGCGTCACGTCTTGTCCGTCTCTCCGTGAGCATTTGCTGCCGGTGAAAGCGATTTTTTAAGCGTTACGTAAAACACCTCACTCCCTCATATACACCTTTGTTTTTATGCCCTTTGAATTAGAGTTCTATAACCATGGCGTTGTTATCAAACTGTTTGGCTTCGTCACCAACGACGAACTGATTACGGTCAATCACAAGATCAACTGCCACGATTATCCAGCCAAGTTGCAGTTCGAATTGATCGACATGCGAAAGGTCGACGAGATCCCCAGTTCGATGGAAACGGCCAGGTTCCTCGGAGAGCGAGACCGTGAACTCGCGAAAGAATCGGGACAGCGTCGGCACATTGTCCTTGTTGCTCCCTCGCG
The Blastopirellula marina genome window above contains:
- a CDS encoding RNA polymerase sigma factor; translation: MNRHDEFENAISAHWADIVRLGILMFADETEAEEVAQQTFFKAYTAWDSFEGRASVRTWLFRIAVNVCRRNLTTRKRFQGERLEHQIELAHPETDPREIQMQEKVRQALEQVAPPHRLILTLFCIEGMKHQEIAKIFDVPEGTVWSRLHKAKQELKKAFHTIED
- a CDS encoding peroxiredoxin family protein, with translation MLRSRFYQAFVWPLLLLCASLVAAEQAEDPGRDGDEPASEIDKILEGHSAHGEVFNEGPRQKAYLMGGTGQVRFPISSKDPVVQKFFDQGLGQLYGFWYLEAERSFRHAASLDPDCAMTYWGAAMANRQNTDRAKGFIQEAVERRDNADQREKMYIDALDAYVKFDSKEKEKRNDAFTKSLENILLKYPDDLEAKALLALHLWESKSSSTSYIAANALLQDIFEVEPMHSAHHFRIHLWDRREPEMALGSAARCGQSSPSIAHMWHMPGHIYSRLHRYQDAVWQQEASARVDHAHMIHDQVMPDEIHNFAHNNEWLIRNLIHVGRVHDAVDLAKNMIELPRHPRYNTLAKNGSTSHGRRRLFQVLRTYELWEDLIDLADSSYLEPTDDENEQIKRLRYLGLAYFQKGNQEAGNAQIAELERRLETLKTEAETESSSEEAESEEAKKSATKAHKERQSKIEKLEKTINVLKGHKAIANQAFEEGYELIKGDGDVDPIYLAKVQWQAGHQDEAIKALRKNINSHKNEVQPLAVLAEILWLSDKKDECKTVLEDLRQISAQSDLDVPLFARLTPIAKELGYEEDWRVQYVAADDVGDRPPLDSLGPFRWHPSDAPEWQLTDAAGIPHSSAEFKGKPHVVIFYLGSGCLHCAEQLQAFAPRMADFQEAGLEMIAISTDDPKKLKESIDNYGEAALPIPLVSDEPLNVFKEFRVYDDFENQPLHGTFVIDGDGKIRWQDISYEPFMDPDFVLSEAKRLLSQDTSSDAD
- a CDS encoding YciI family protein; protein product: MKYLISFPSAAMVAPEDEMEAVGRDSHAVIREAKEAGVYVFGGGIDEAVPPVLVSADGSIAEGGYPWAPPLNGGFAVLEIPTREEAVAWAARLAKACRCDQELRVFGFDPES
- a CDS encoding GGDEF domain-containing response regulator, whose translation is MHELQKIVIIEDDNVAAKVLEDYLLAGSSGRYTMYRVRTLQDACQLLCDESIDVIILDLGLPDSKGLSSIQTLRVASPHSAIVVMTAHDDDEDACQAIQYGAQAYVAKQERVGRRISTVVRHAFIRQQRQLVVEAQAHTDPLTGIANRRAFDAEIERCIANFVRHNVPFSLLLFDIDRFKSINDQWGHLVGDQALMNVAKTLQRQTRCTDLVTRFGGEEFAVVAATTELIEAFSLASRIRRAIDLLFQEATDEQPRLTVSGGVAGYMSSDNVLTVMERADTALYQAKQRGRNQCAVHLDNWIVSDQDEAAFDWLSQSVKPPQFQSTIS